A window of Silurus meridionalis isolate SWU-2019-XX chromosome 28, ASM1480568v1, whole genome shotgun sequence contains these coding sequences:
- the LOC124381182 gene encoding putative small proline-rich protein 5: MAKFSSASTETCEPPEQFSSASTETCELPEQFSSASTETCEPPEQFSSASTETCEPPEQFSSASTETCEPPEQFSSASTETCEPLEQFSSASTETCEPPEQFSSASTETCEPPEQFSSASTETCEPPFSR, translated from the exons ATGGCTAAA TTCAGTTCTGCGAGCACTGAGACATGCGAGCCTCCTGAGCAGTTTAGTTCTGCGAGCACTGAGACATGCGAGCTTCCCGAGCAGTTCAGTTCTGCGAGCACTGAGACATGCGAGCCTCCCGAGCAGTTCAGTTCTGCGAGCACTGAGACATGCGAGCCTCCCGAGCAGTTCAGTTCTGCGAGCACTGAGACATGCGAGCCTCCTGAGCAGTTTAGTTCTGCGAGCACTGAGACATGCGAGCCTCTCGAGCAGTTCAGTTCTGCGAGCACTGAGACATGCGAGCCTCCCGAGCAGTTCAGTTCTGCGAGCACTGAGACATGCGAGCCTCCCGAGCAGTTCAGTTCTGCAAGCACTGAGACATGTGAGCCTCCTTTCTCTCGCTGA
- the c28h11orf68 gene encoding LOW QUALITY PROTEIN: UPF0696 protein C11orf68 homolog (The sequence of the model RefSeq protein was modified relative to this genomic sequence to represent the inferred CDS: inserted 1 base in 1 codon): MEEEEDHPEAPSAEDYAAEALAADMDPWIIFDARKTPRAEFPSWLESNRPSQVRRFGDDVSGPVXWIAVYGTTHGPSNSDVSGLQESWERLLSSGRPVTFQTIKELALNHNVLSGKWLMHLDTGFKVDHAWECIAKAIVDAKISVAKVSPRDPNSDSKHVICVYNENFTDEEQVMQLDAAIRTAGVKCPLTYKPDVYTYLGIYRKNRWKLCPTIYESKFDLECVPRRSHVFNRVTNLEVT, from the exons atggaggaagaagaagaccaTCCCGAAGCTCCTTCAGCAGAAGATTATGCTGCTGAAGCCTTGGCGGCCGATATGGATCCTTGGATCATATTCGACGCCCGTAAAACTCCCAGAGCCGAGTTCCCGAGTTGGTTGGAGTCTAACCGTCCCTCACAGGTGAGACGATTCGGGGACGATGTCTCTGGTCCTG GGTGGATCGCAGTGTACGGCACCACCCACGGCCCGAGCAACAGCGACGTCTCGGGTTTGCAGGAGAGCTGGGAAAGACTTCTCTCGAGCGGCCGACCCGTTACTTTCCAGACCATTAAAGAGCTCGCTCTGAACCACAACGTGCTCTCAGGCAAATGGCTGATGCACTTGGACACGGGTTTCAAAGTGGACCACGCGTGGGAGTGTATCGCGAAAGCCATCGTGGATGCGAAGATCTCCGTAGCCAAAGTGAGCCCACGTGATCCCAACTCGGACAGCAAACACGTCATTTGCGTCTACAACGAGAACTTCACAGACGAGGAGCAGGTGATGCAGCTGGACGCGGCCATCAGGACGGCAGGCGTCAAGTGTCCTCTAACTTACAAGCCCGATGTGTACACGTACCTGGGGATTTACAGGAAAAACCGGTGGAAGCTGTGTCCCACGATTTACGAGAGCAAGTTCGATCTGGAGTGCGTGCCCCGGCGCTCACACGTATTCAACAGAGTCACCAACTTGGAGGTGACCTAA